The Myripristis murdjan chromosome 4, fMyrMur1.1, whole genome shotgun sequence region aaaatgtcacagcatcagcatcataTGAATTTAAAATCTGCAATcagttaaacaaaaacaaaaacaaacaaacaaaaaaaacaataaaagacaatggAATATCTTCAGTAAAGTCCCAGGCATTTCAAGGTGGTAGgtaatgaaatgttttctgtttttattcctctttaaaaaaaaaaaaaaaaaaaaaaagtcataattaaAGGcacattcaaaaatattttcagcacTCAGACACCCaacaaattaaatcaatatGAATTTATCTTCCTCACTCATATTTGGTGAGTTCAAGCCAGTCAAGGCTAAATTATGTATAGTACTATAGCATATTATGATTTCTGTGGCGATTTACAGTACATGtaactcaaaacaaaactgtaaattagaaaaacaacaacagcttttTCAAGATATTGAATTTGTTGCTGCAAAATAAGTAGTTACTCACCCAACTTGTGTATACTATCTACACTATTATttggaaaattaaaatataaaaatgtatctTCTCCAGCTACTCATTTCATTACTATCCATTACCTACTATTCTACCATGTTAACATAAAAcgtatgaaaacacacaaggtACCACTTGCATCTCAGAACAATTATCAAAATATGAAACCAAagcaccaaaaagaaaaaaaaaatcacatcaaaaacCACAGCAACCAGTAACACTTGGACTTGCTGTAGCCAATATCAGTCACTCAAGTATTTTTGGAGTTGGAGTTGTTGCTGACCTTTAGCACCATATGTTCTACAGAAAGTTGACATAGGAGAAGTGAACATTACTTTTGGTGATAtataaagagaggaaaaaagtcaaTAAGGGACAAAGATCCAATATGGTTCCTATAGTGATACCTACCAGACTAAGAAAGTGCTACCGTGCAGGTCTAGTTTTCCTCTGACAAATCACTTGACATTTCTGTTGATCATGTAAATACTTATACTAAAACTAACCCAAATCAAGTTTCACACTAAATACGGTAAACTAAGAGACCAGTACAGTTAGCTGCCAGATTACTACACTTTATCAGAGATGGACTAACCTCTAGCTAATCAGGATCATATAAAACTGAGCTCCCACGATGTAAACTCTGAACAGCCTGTAGTGCTGTTGGGGTCTTGGGTTTTAAATGCTTTATTTAGTGGAAACAAACAAGGAAAGCTGTAATCCAGTAGATAAACAAGACTTGAACCAGATGTTGTTTCCCTAACATGAAACAGGAGTGTAGATTTTTGTCCTGCTGTGCCTTGGCTTACAGTCGGCTGGCTGTGAGGCGTCCAGGAGACAGGCTTCTGCTGTTGTTAAATGCCTGAaaacacaagacagaaaaaagaaaagaaaacagaaaaaaagagaagatgtAGGAAAATTTCCAGAAATTTAGGAGTAAATTAAAATGCACTTTCAGTCAAAAAAGCTGATGTGTTAATGTACTTACCCTTGAAGCCATGGGTGTGAATGCATGTTATTTGGTAGAAAGAGTGATAcgatttttaattttatattttatgagtAGTGCATCAACattaaaccaaacaaaaacatgcaatcaGTTTTGCTACCAAATACTACAACGCACCTCTACCTACTGTCGCTGTCTGGGTGGTTTGAGTGTCAAATATCACAGATACTTACCAGGCTGCGAGTTGGGCTGACAGAGCGAGAGCGCATAGGGCTGGCACTCCTGCTTCGGCTTCTACTCCTCCACTAGAAAACACAGATATCCATGTATACATAACTCTCCCCATCTGACAGTCGTACATTATTTCATGGATGAATTGTATTTTGGAAAAGGCAGCGTTGTCTGTACCAGAGCGCCTCTTCTGGTCACTGCCTCTCCCTTCACCATCACAGTGTCTCCCTCCATCAGAGCTGGCCACACATGGTATGCCACCAGAGGGGCAGTAAACTCAGAGTCATAGCTACGACGAtacctgtcagagagagagggaggcaggaggtGATGACAATGAGGGAGAAAAGTCATGCTAGCAATGTGACCAAGTGCCATCTATATGTTAAGCATGACATCAAGTCATCAGGATAGCAAATGATCAGTTAAAGCAGGAGCACTAATTTGGGAAATTTGACCTGAGTGACAGGCTACAGTGCTGCAGTACACTGATTGTTGTACACTCTCTGGAGCCTTATGGGAGGGACAAAACCACTTGTGAAGGGCTAAATTCAGCCTGACGCACGGTTGGCACATgggtgcacagacacacaggactGACTTGTTATCATTGTGGAGTTCTCCATTGTTGGCAAAGGCCAGGTCAAGAGGGGGGTCCAGAGTCTGCATGGCGAAGGCCACCCTGCATGTCTCCCTGATCAAATTACTGATGAGGACAAAGTCCACCTCTGGTGGGAAGGAGATCCGCGGGTTAACATTCATGGCATTGATAACTTCCTAGGGAGATAAAATAATACACAGTCAGATGCACTCCCTTGTTGAACTAACAACCAAATTACATCATTTCGGACATAATTTTTTATAATAGTCAAAAGTCCTCATATTTGTTATATACATCAGAGCAGATATGAGACCTACATTGACGCTGGCCTGAACATCATAAAGGTCCAGGTTTCTGACGATGTAGTCCACAGCTGCATCCTCCAGACTCTCTGGTCCATGATGGGATGGGGACAACGTCTTCCTCACACGCAGCTTGAACTGACGGTAAGCTAGCTTCGCTGCCTGAAAGGATTCCTGAGAAATGCAAATATACTTAACAGTGGTGGAGCCACATTCAGACAAGCCTGCAGTAGGTACTGCAAGACTGCAGTCATCCTACAACATGTACATCCCACCAGTTTAACTACAGTCATACCATGACAGCAATGAAGATGATTTTCTGAACCATCTCTAAGTCATCAATGTAGCGTCGCAGCAAGCTCTGGGCCTCCAGACGTTCAACAGCGTACAGGTCACTGAAGCGAGACACAAGGCGTGCGTGGCGGGAGGAGTTAGTGAGCTGGGCTCTGGTGGGGGACTCACTCCTGAGGGGGCTGTAGGAGCGGCTGCGCCTGGGCAAGGGGCTCGGAGAACGACTTCTCACCAACCTGGTAGAGGCGGAAATAAATCCCAAAAAAGCACATCCATTGATCGAAAAATCATTCTATattgtggtgtgtctgtgtgagtgtgcatgagtgtgtgtgtgtatgtgtgtgtgtgtgtgtgcgtgcatacatGCACTCACCTCTCCTGCAGCATAGCCTTCTCTGTGGTCAAGAAGGATACTTCCTCTCTCAGCAAACGAATCTGCCGCTCATAGTCATCAAGAGTGTCCAGCTTCCTCCTATAACTCTCCGCTTTCTCATGTGCGGCACGCAAACTGAAATATAtattaacatacacacacacacacaagtaacaGAGAAGGATATACAATGTATAAAGCATCttgcaaaaatgcattatggCAGCCTTTCACTGTATCACTCACTCTGCTTTTAGCTGTAATATTTCATCTTCCGTGGCCAGCAGAGTGGTTGCTGACTTGTTCTTTGTCTCATCCAGTTCCATGTGAGCATCAGCCAATCTGTTATAAAAGTATTAAGATTTAAAGAATCATGTTACAGGTGGCAAGTACTGTATTTCAAATCACATAAATGGATCCTCCTGTGCATCACGTTCCATCCATACCGAGCATTATTCCATCATCTGAACTTAATCTGAACAAATGAGCCATGCAGGTTCGGTCCGTTTGTCTGCTTCTGCCTGTTACAATCTCACACAATCTCAAACAACTGGGCAGTCTATTTAAAAACTGTGCTGGTACTCACACCGTCTAATTGGCAGCGGTGGTTTGCTGTGTGCCAAGAAAATTCTCCTGCATTTGTCCACACATTACCTCCCCCAGCTGTCAGCTgcttaaatttgatttttttttttttttttaagagaatgcTATGAAATCCTTGAATGAGAACTATATTCTAGTTCAATAAACTGTTAAAACCAAATTCAGGGGTTGTTCTGACTGagcagttttacattttttaatctaAACATTAGACATGTAGACTTATCTATAGCAGACTCACTCTGCTTTGACGGAGTCCAACTGGAGGCGAGTGGAGCACAGCTGAGTCTCCATCTTCTGCATGTCGCTGTCATGGCAGACCGAGAGCTCCCTGATCTTCCTGTCCTTTTCCACTGAttcctgaaaataaaatgtttcagcCACATTACCACTGTTAACAGTCTGAAAACCCTTTATAGCTTTatttatagttatagttatttAGAGCTTTAAGCTTTATCTATAgacagtttatagaaaacaaaatggcaccttctgacctgaaccctcagaagagaaaagaatagaatagaaatgaaCTGACCTGAACTCAATCAGATTGACTATTTTGGGCAATTTTGCTGGATGTGGATGAGGCTTCAAGCCAAGCCCTACACTACATGCATATACTTCAGTGCATGTATTCATGGAACATTTAATCAACAAATCTGTCCACTGAATGATGTGAGTGTGACTGTATGTGCACAAACAGATGAAGTCACCTGGATGAGCTGTAGGCTGGTGTCATCAGTGACTGAGGGCCTCGCCATGGAGAAGCACGTTCCGAGCCACGGCAGCAGGCGTGTTTTGAGAGTGTCCACTCCAGCATAGTGTCCACCTGAGCCATGTCAAGCCAGACATTACACAGGGTTTGTGGTGAATAATGTAAGTGAGAGATTGTCCTTCTTGTTTATAAGGTCTATGAGAAACAGCTGTAGTGTAAAAATATACCTTCAGTGGCAGTGTGGTTGAGGATGGTGAACAGCTCACCCTGGATCTTGGCGGTGAGCTCAATCAACTCACAGCATCGATTCAGATTCTGGTCACATGAAATCACCTGAGagggtgaaaaatgaaaagcaataaTGGGCACACAAAATTTGTGTTCTACTGTGTACCAAATCAAAAACTTAACACCCCAGTTTGTTTGAGTCTCCTTTACTCTACTGTCTTTGTTTACATAACAATTTAAGACCTTTTCACTCTTTAATGTGTTGTTGGAcatgtgacatttcaaatgtGATAGGTAAACATGAGTTGTAGCCTGCATTTATTTGCAACCTGTAAAGGGTTTGTTCACACATTGAAAAAGATCctttaaaaagttgaaaataataatacagtcCAATAGTTGGATGATGTAAAGTCTTGAATGTAGTCTATCTTTAAAATTCTAGTTGCGCTGCAGATTATATTTCATGGTATGCACAGGAAAAAGAGGTTTTGTGGAGAGGTGCAGCAGACAGATGGGGGCAGACTTACAATTCAAAGACCAAATCATTAGTCAGAGAGTAGCTGCACAAATCAAGAGGTCTCACTTCTCCCTACTTTCGTCAACAGGAAATCCCGCTAGACTATCTCCACTTTAGTCTCAATATCTATATTGAGACCATAGCCATATAACTTTCTGCTTAATGTCTTTTAAAACTGCTAACTTAACATATAAGAATAGATAGATAACTATATGAGACATATATCTAAATACCATGTGAAGTATGGGTTTCTATTTTTCATATGTTGTGTTTCTATTCCTTTTTCTACTATAGTGAGGTCTGGTGTCAGTAATAAAATATGCAGTACAAATAGCCTGTCATATATATTTTCTAGTTAACctgctgtttgattttattatgattttagCCAGATAATTTCTGCTCCCCGTGTTATGACGGTGCAGCCATGGCGCACAAGGTCTACGGACTGGGATGTGAACTATCTTGCTGTTAACTGCTGGATCTTTAGTCGAATCGTAACCATGGCGACTGGCGTCCATAGCAACCAAACTCTGCCGGAAAATCAATGTAATTTAAACAAGTGCGTTCCTTTACTGTGgtgttttaaattatgttttcgTTATTTCAGATATTCCAATTGTTGCACCAATTGCATGCAGTCATACCCTAAACaataaactcaaaataaaaaaaaagcagcgagaaccagattaaaaaaaaaaaaaaaaaaaaaaaaaaaaaaaaactataccaAGTCAGGAAAAGTGAGCAGAACAATTTTTAATTTGGGGGTTGGGGGTGATCTGTACACTGAAATTGTTTAGGTTTAAAGTGTGGATGCAAAGTTCAGTTTAGGCTACTATTTTAATCGCTAATTCTGACAGAACATCAGGTTGGCCAGGACCGATGATAAGTGGTTTGGTCAGATTTCGGTCAGGGATGACTTATTGATGAACTTACATGATAGTCTTGGTGCCAGCTCTCCAGTTTGTCCTGCAAAACGCTGAAGGAAGATGTGTTCACCAGTCTCCTTAAGGTGTCAGCCATGTCCGTCCCCTCTGGCTAATCCTGTAAGGTTTAAAAAAGCTCCAGGGACAACAGTGCGGGCTTTAATCTTGGAGAGTGCAGTAAAAATTCCTGTCCGTGACGCTTTTTTTTACACCTTCGACGCAGATGCCAGGCACCGCCTCAGTTGTAGCAACCAGTGGCAACCAAATCTGCTGGAAATGATCAGCGGTGGGGAAAAAACTACAGACACACTTCAGTCCTATCCAGGCAGTCCATCTTCTGCAGGTTTCTCCCCTATGATGTGAATGCGATTGTAATGTCATACCGTCAAACGACACCAGGCTTGCAGCGTCAACCCGAGTGACTGGGTCAGTAACAGGTTCATGTTGTTTCCGGCCGGCAAATCGTCTTACATGATAGCTACAGCCCGGCCAATCAATAAAGTGCTTGGTTAAGGCAATTAAAAAAGATCTCTAAAAAGAATGCAATACAGAATACAAACTTTTAAAACTGTAGGAATAtgcaaacagaaatacaaacaagTTCCTATAGAAACACCTTATGACAGGATCGTTATAGCCTTTAAGGATACCTCGAGGGGGGAAATTAAAGAAAAGGTCACAATACATTTTGAGAATCCAagcatcacaaaaacaaacgtCCCAATGGGAAATTTGCACGAATATTATTGATTTCCTAATTTCCATTCGAAACCATACTGTGAGGATGATCTTCAGTGGCTACATGCCATTGTGTGTATggcaatgcacacacagtcgTGTCTGCAATTGCCACAGTGTTTAAATAAAATCCCAAATTCATCTAAAGAGGGAACAATCCTGACCTTTTTAGCGCTAACACTTAGATTGCCATTCTATGCGTTTTTATGTGACTTATTTTGACCTCTCCATTTTGGCTGCTGTTAACAATCATAAATCTAGATCATGGTATGGATAAAAGAACCAAGTCCTCCCTTACACCCCGCCTGCACGTTTATCTATGGAAAATATGAATGgacatgtgtgtttttctattttgggATCTTTCCGTCATTGGCCAGTTGAACTTGGAATGGACCATCTTACATTACATTAAGGCTACATGGGAATGTAACTTATTTAAGCCATCTTAGCGTAAAGAAACACCCTTAAATACAAGTCTGTCTCATATTTTACGTACTTATTTTCTACAGGAAAGTATCGTTCATATACTTGGtccaaaaacctttttttcGCTCTGTGACAAAGCTGAGAAGTGGTCTGACCCGCTGTCATTCCCCTAGTGGACaaacacaggaggagagggagggccAACATGGCGTCTGAACAGGTCCGTTATGCACaatatttgttgttatttttgcttatcactgctttctgcctctctgctgtttgACAAGTCGGCTTGCGCTGGTCTCGATACTTAATTGAAAAACGAAAAGTCAACTACTTGTGTCTTTTCTTGGCTGTATAATAGAGTAATGCTTGCAATGCTGGCCCTGGCACTCTCCAGTTTCACCAAAATGGGCACAGTGGCGTTAGCTTAATTTCAGCGGATGGGCTAACGTTGTTTGACAGCGCAGTGATTTTTGTATAAACAACAGGCCATATTAGCGATGCAGTGTGATAGCGTTATTGTCGAGTTGAGTGTGTTGAGTGCTGCTGAAATTAGTGCCATTTATTTTTAGTAAATACTCACAGACAGGACGACGCGGGCATTTAATTGGGCGCATTCCTCCGCGGAGGCACAGAGAGACGTTAGGAACAGCTAAAGGCTAAGaatgagttttattttgaaaagagtGTCGAGTCTGTGTGAGTCTCCTCAAGCAGAAGTAGTCACTACGCATTACTCATTTTAAAGTAAGCTAATGTTTTACTTACTGTTTTCGTTGCTTGCACTCTTAAGTCAATGGCTGCATCCTCACCTTCAGACATCTAGGGCTGCTGATGGGAGATGGATTTAGGAAAATTCATTGGATGATTACAaaagcagtgattttttttaagccacTGTCAAGACCAAAACTGAAGTAGTAATAATTTTGCTACCTTATAGGGCTGAGATGATATGTTTATCTCCCGATTcaatactatcacaatatttgGGTGCTGATTCAATATGTATTGCCATCTGTAAGTGTTGTGATTCTCCAAGTATTGCAATTCGATATCCCATTTACCGggtattgtaattttttttttatttttttttttatttttttttttttgcatctacAAGCTAGAGTTATCCTCTAGCTTGTAGATGCAAAGTTTCATAAAGCTGTGAGTAATCTAAAGGTCACAGTAGGTTTATACATTGATGTCAAAAAGCGGTCACTACACTACAGTCAAATGGTGACTGTGacggctaacatcatcacacatgaataaaattgggcTCGCTGAATCCACAATCCTCAGGTTTCTGGTCAAACCCAATTAAtccaactccaagactgtttaggccacAGTAGttgcaaatacattttacaataggacacaataacacatttgtaccACATGCAAAAACTTGCATGGTTTTTGCccaaaactgcatgggattagcctaaggtctgcatgtctgcacatGGGAGATCTGTGGGTGCCCATAGAGCCCATTTTCATCCAGATATCTTgaagtcagaggtcaagggacccctttgaaaatggccataccaagattttccctcaccaaaatttagcctaactttggagcaatatttagtccCTTTGGCAACAACACTAATTTACCTGCATGACATTCTTGGTACTAATGGATACCTTAGGTCACCTAGTTTCTTATGATACCAATATCTTTACTGCATCAATTAAGCAATAAAATCAgttaaaaatattataaaaagaATTGTGATACttaagggatttttttccccacccctagCAAATACACTAAATTAGTAATATTAATGTAGTGTATCAGTGAGTGGTGGTCTTGCATTTTAGAGATTATTTTGCTTTCTAGGAGAGCTCCAATGGGCCAGTGAAGAAGTCTATGCGGGAGAAGGCTATCGAAAGGCGCAACATCAACAAGGAACACAACAGTAACTTCAAAGCCGGCTATGTACCCATAGAGGAGGAGCGTCTTCATAAGACTGGGCTGAGAGGTCGCAAGGGAAACATGGCCGTTTGTAtcatcgtcctcctcttcctccttgccCTCATTAACCTCATTGTGAGTACTGCAAGCCAGAATGCACTTATCTGTCCAGACACACagctaaaacagctgaaaattcCATTACAGAGttgataaataaaattaatttattgtGTCATAAATGAGGAATTTTATTGTCCTGAAAAAAACTAACAGATTCACCATTTCTCAGATCACCCTGGTAATATGGACAGTAATCCGAATTGGCCCAAATGGCTGTGACAGTATGGAGTTCCATGAGACTGGGCTACTGCGGTTCAAGCAGAAGGCGGATATGGGCATCGTTCACCCTCTGCATAAGAGCACAGTAGGAGGCCGGAAAGACCAGGACCTAGTCATTACTGGCAACAATAATCCAGtgagaaacaacacaaaacacttaccaagcaaactgaaaacatgcaaGCCAGAACTGAAACATTGATAGTAAAACACTTTTCTAAAGttgctctgctcttttttttttttactgtgtttttgttccagGTTGTTTTCCAGCAAGGCACCACTAAGCTGAGTGTAGAGAAGGACAAGACCTCAATCGTCAGTGACATCGGCATATCTTTCACTGACCCCCGTACACAGACCACTTTCTTCAGCACAGACTTTGAAAACCACGAGTTCCATCTGCCCAAAGGAGTCAAAGTGCTCAGCGTGAAAAAGGCTTCCacagagagggtgtgtgtctCGCTCATAAGTGCTTCATGGTCAAGACAAAATGGTTATTCTtgaactgtttgtgtttgacaaCGAATGCGCAAAATTGCCATGTATATTATTTGATGAGATGGCACATCCCATaactctctctgttttcagatCACCAGCAGTGCATCAAATGACCTGAATATCAAAGGGGACAGCAAGGCTATCATTCGTGGCAATGAGGGGGTTAACATCATGGGTCGGACTGTGGAGTTCAAAATGGGTGGAGGCATTGAGCTTAGGGCTGTAAGTATTGATTGTAGAGAATATGCCCAGTTGACACTGTGATTTGATGTATTCTAGTAGGTTCACATTATGATGGGCTACTTGAGTAATTAAATGGAGGAGGACATTTCTTGGTACTTCTGTATAAAGTTGGGACAGCGGCTTTTAATTGTTCCTGTGTTATATATCTGTGCACACTAGCCTGATTGTGTAAAGCTGATTAAGatgaaaaatattacaaatgatGGATGAAGAATTTTTCTTTCTGCAGGAGAACAGCATTATCCTGAATGGGTCAGTTATGTTCAATGCTACCCGCATCCCCAACTCCTCAGGTGATGTGTATTTTGACGAGGGGCTGGAGAGGTAcaagctgtgcatgtgtgcagacgGGACTCTGTTCCGTGTCCAGGTGAAGTATCCCAACATGGGCTGCCAGACGTCAGACAACCCATGTGGAACAGCTCACTAAGAGACTGGAATAGGATCTGCTGTATAATCGCCCAGAGATCAGCCACCACCGACATCAGATGAACCACTTGCAAATTAAAACCACAGGATGCCCTTCACAACTCACATGTAATGATGCCTCCCTGTAAAACCTCTtgttccttgttttgttttgttcattttttgccAAACAGAGATTGTGTTACTCTATGAATCATCCACTTGGCCAAagatatatatactgtatgtaagcGCTGAAGTATTTTAATTGCTCTGTAGGTTTTGCTGACTGCATCTAAAATACATGTTACAATGGCAGCACTTTACACTCCTTTATTTCGTATTTTACTGTGGTTTACATCGCCAGCTGTTTTGGATTACAAGCTATAGCAGTTACCATTTTGCATCTTCATACAGTATTATTGATACCCAAACCCTGCAGGGCAAGTTGCTTGGAATTTTATTTGCTGGTGTTCATTGTTTCTGGCAGCTCTTTCCCCATTATCAAGCACTGACACAAGTGTTACACTACactacaattattattatttaataatagTTAATGAACTGCAGATTTGTGACAAATTGTGACTAAAAGGAAACATTTTAAGCCATCAGTTATTGGTAATGGCAGGTCAAATGTAGATCtctttaaacacatttttgcctTTGCATAATGCACATGTGCACTAAGGGATTatactgaaatgtaaaaaaaaaaaattgttccaAAAATACGTTTTGTACATTTAATTAGTATAATATTAAACATTATTTGACAAACAAATAAGTTACACttcaaattaatattaataatgattaaattaCACTACAGATCTTAAATGTTAATGAAGGTCATGTGCCAGTTTGAATCATACAGTTACCTTGGTTTGAAATCTGTATTACTGAGTGGTATGAATTTTGTGCAATATAGTGTAGAAGTTtgagatttgatttattttgccttggattgtcttgtctgtttttttaacattcattaCTTATGTTGAAAGCTTGCAAACAATGTCCTGAAATGAAGTGATTATTCTCAAAGCATTACAGTCTAAATGCCTGTTGTGAAGGAACTTTCTGAGTGTCTTTGCTTTTACTAAGTGGAAATTTTGTtgtcaaaaagagaaaatggcAATGACCCTTATTTAAAAAACCTGTCCAGGATTTCATTGCCAAATTTGTTTCAATAAAGAATTATATGTTTGAATGTCTGTGTTACAATCAAGTTTTCTACTACCACTTTGTGAGTAAAGGTCTCTAGTGTTTGTCTATGTTAACTATATTAAATAGTATCTGCAGAATTATCTAATTATAAGTGAGGGCATGGTTCTCTTTGtcatcagctttttttctggaaaGCCAGTTATCTAAGAAGTATGAGGAAAACAATGACAGTAAGACATTAACCAGCCATGTGAATGATTGAAGGAATCACCATAACAGTTAATGACATCTTTgggtatgtgcatgtatgaccGGACATAGTTATATACACTCCAGACTTTGATCAGGTGCTGCAGGAGACAAAGTCAAAGTTGTTAGGTTATGAGTGAACCAGGGTGGAGAACGGACAGTCACAAGTTTTTGCTTCAGCTCAACTGAGTGCGGACACACAGGTAAATGAATTttttatgaaattattattattatttcttcttttttttttgtagtattgTACTTAATGATTTGCTTGGACTTTAATGAGAATAGAGTGTCATGTGATTAAGAGTAATACTGAATGCGTTTTTTTCATTCTCTAGCATATGTTTTATATTACACATAGTCTGTCTTTCTTAAACTATTTTTCTAAAGGTCTCTTAACTGTGGCTTGTTGTGCAGAACTCTTAAGTCTCATTCCTGATCTATCTGTGCCCACCAGGCAGGTTGTGATGGCAGTGACACCAGGGCCATTCTTGGCTCTTGTGTTGCTCCTTGTTTCCCATGGGCTCCGgtgctcccctcccctccctgcctgtcctgcACCCTGCCTCTGTCAGAGAGCTCCCCTGTTGAACTGCTCCTCTTCTGGCCTTTCTTTGGCCCCACAACTCATCCAGGCCACCATCACAGAGCTAGACCTGTCTCATAACCTCCTAAACTCTGTAACACTCCACCACCCGCATCTCAACCTCACGAAGGTATGGTTGGGAAACAACAGTATCACACACCTGTCCCTCTGTGTAGCGAGAACCATGGGAAGCCACCATGTCAGTGGGAGACGTCCATATCGCTGGAGACCAGAGAGCAGCCAGGGATGTGTATCTTGGGCCCCCGCCCTGCAGCTGCTATCTGTTGAGAGGAATCAGCTAGTTCAACTCCCTGAGGGTAAGTCTGTCATACACCcacaaataaa contains the following coding sequences:
- the spata18 gene encoding mitochondria-eating protein encodes the protein MADTLRRLVNTSSFSVLQDKLESWHQDYHVISCDQNLNRCCELIELTAKIQGELFTILNHTATEGGHYAGVDTLKTRLLPWLGTCFSMARPSVTDDTSLQLIQESVEKDRKIRELSVCHDSDMQKMETQLCSTRLQLDSVKAELADAHMELDETKNKSATTLLATEDEILQLKADLRAAHEKAESYRRKLDTLDDYERQIRLLREEVSFLTTEKAMLQERLVRSRSPSPLPRRSRSYSPLRSESPTRAQLTNSSRHARLVSRFSDLYAVERLEAQSLLRRYIDDLEMVQKIIFIAVMESFQAAKLAYRQFKLRVRKTLSPSHHGPESLEDAAVDYIVRNLDLYDVQASVNEVINAMNVNPRISFPPEVDFVLISNLIRETCRVAFAMQTLDPPLDLAFANNGELHNDNKYRRSYDSEFTAPLVAYHVWPALMEGDTVMVKGEAVTRRGALWRSRSRSRSASPMRSRSVSPTRSLAFNNSRSLSPGRLTASRL
- the sgcb gene encoding beta-sarcoglycan isoform X1, which codes for MASEQESSNGPVKKSMREKAIERRNINKEHNSNFKAGYVPIEEERLHKTGLRGRKGNMAVCIIVLLFLLALINLIITLVIWTVIRIGPNGCDSMEFHETGLLRFKQKADMGIVHPLHKSTVGGRKDQDLVITGNNNPVVFQQGTTKLSVEKDKTSIVSDIGISFTDPRTQTTFFSTDFENHEFHLPKGVKVLSVKKASTERITSSASNDLNIKGDSKAIIRGNEGVNIMGRTVEFKMGGGIELRAENSIILNGSVMFNATRIPNSSGDVYFDEGLERYKLCMCADGTLFRVQVKYPNMGCQTSDNPCGTAH
- the sgcb gene encoding beta-sarcoglycan isoform X2, whose protein sequence is MREKAIERRNINKEHNSNFKAGYVPIEEERLHKTGLRGRKGNMAVCIIVLLFLLALINLIITLVIWTVIRIGPNGCDSMEFHETGLLRFKQKADMGIVHPLHKSTVGGRKDQDLVITGNNNPVVFQQGTTKLSVEKDKTSIVSDIGISFTDPRTQTTFFSTDFENHEFHLPKGVKVLSVKKASTERITSSASNDLNIKGDSKAIIRGNEGVNIMGRTVEFKMGGGIELRAENSIILNGSVMFNATRIPNSSGDVYFDEGLERYKLCMCADGTLFRVQVKYPNMGCQTSDNPCGTAH